The Argopecten irradians isolate NY chromosome 6, Ai_NY, whole genome shotgun sequence genome has a window encoding:
- the LOC138325331 gene encoding uncharacterized protein isoform X8 encodes MDGCVWLLCFLSAVQVSYTSVNTSRMPTIKTTRQSSNHNGATSSVKAVDGCRNQKFAGGCCSHTLVRNHIKQAWWQIDLGGQVVIERIEIIYRDDGDGSQQKGRFGGFQVFVSNTSTRTSGDRCYEDPTSVQGSMDLTPTISSCTGSTQYLTIYVDRRTRTQAWYSTTAILELCEVEVYGCPLGMYGQGNCDSSCLNTCVNGYCDPTTGYCQYCAQGAYRFGSLCTPCPDNCSNRTCDVDSGGCQGCKAGYYGTICDLICPDNCRDHRCNQHLRTCEGCSPGYHGTYCNLSCPDNCMDAKCNQFSRTCEGCTPGYHGTYCDLPCPDDCMDSRCNQSTGVCEGCVTGYHGNMCNLTCPENCKDKKCSQTAGICEGCTPGNHGTYCDLPCPGNCMYSQCDQSTGVCEGCVSGYHGNMCNLTCPENCKDKKCSQTAGICEDCEDGFFGPFCMTCSVSCVNVCNTTSGNCSPCRNGFFGQQCNTTCPNNCVNNTCIQDNGECLDCNPGYYGLFCNQSCPASCTDSMCDQLTGNCEGNACKTGFHGDRCDRNCSSSCQDSVCNKTTGICTDCVAGLYTDACNESCPINCGSSVCDRYSRECSDGCNRGFYGRLCNQSCPSKCRDSQCYQDTGICEECSPGYYSSKCNDSCPDNCKDNRCYQDTGECLACKDGFHGLDCNNTCGNCRRSSCSMSNGTCECTDGWGGDTCLTRIAIQSSSDSQTGLYAGAAGGAVVGILLAVIVTIVIIKRRKAPPNKEKNNSPNDKMSSKFLDVTSSSTTSKQAIENDNQPKETNAVGDTEVSGQVYINMQDVKLTVDDDVTYTNSDSFGIPIIELQSLIDKKKTNKAAAFQEEFKNFPMGAVYPHEAGKQLSNKKRNRFKTTFPYDHSRVILEMIGNDVDTTYINANYIDGVDLNKVYIASQGPKDNTTDDFWRMVWQVSSGKIVMLTNLIEGGIRKCHQYWPDEGEPLSTSTFQLTLDSERTYAFYVIRDVTVLKKKTREERQIQQFHFISWPDHGTPNSLELVLFHRRVTSYMTQLSGQMIVHCSAGLGRTGTFIALDALLTQGKRTERVDIPRYVRAMRKDRMNMIQNYEQYIALHELLVEGFNLQESNISRSNFPKVLATMCPKNTPANQTKSHQEFKALLNFKPSYSPRCFKAAMLKENKSKNRKLDILPADQFRVFLQSQPANRTDYINAISVQSHTSKSAYLMTQFPMEDTIGDFWTMVFDYRCESIVVLGQPTEGNWLEGDSTTSNFSFTKLNERSMDANLTISDYHVTGERQSTETTVRLFSLMLWSGDKLLPPSDSSLLQLLELVDGRRRSNNETPVIVMCRDGCTQSGLFCCVSNARDQMKLDGEVDIFQTARQLKQRRPESLEDIEQYQYCYDFIGQYLDSTDVYIN; translated from the exons ATGGATGGGTGTGTGTGGCTCCTGTGTTTTCTATCTGCAGTGCAGGTGTCTTACACGTCAg TAAACACAAGCCGGATGCCAACAATCAAGACAACAAGGCAAAGTTCGAATCACAATGGAGCAACTTCTAGTGTCAAAGCTGTGGACGGATGTAGAAATCAGAAATTTGCCGGTGGTTGTTGTTCACATACACTTGTAAGAAATCACATAAAGCAGGCTTGGTGGCAGATAGATCTAGGTGGTCAGGTCGTTATTGAAAGAATCGAGATAATTTACAGAG ATGATGGTGATGGCAGCCAGCAGAAAGGGCGATTTGGTGGGTTTCAAGTATTTGTGTCAAACACGTCTACCAGAACAAGCGGTGATAGATGTTATGAAGACCCAACTTCTGTACAAGGCTCTATGGACCTCACTCCGACCATCTCATCCTGTACAGGCAGCACTCAGTACCTGACGATCTACGTGGACCGGCGAACTCGAACCCAAGCATGGTATTCTACTACTGCTATATTGGAGCTTTGTGAAGTCGAAGTGTATG GTTGTCCACTGGGGATGTATGGTCAAGGCAATTGCGATTCATCCTGCCTAAACACTTGTGTCAACGGCTACTGCGACCCTACCACTGGCTACTGTCAAT ACTGTGCCCAAGGAGCCTATAGATTTGGATCTCTGTGTACACCATGTCCTGATAACTGCTCCAACCGTACGTGTGATGTGGATTCTGGTGGTTGTCAAG GCTGTAAGGCCGGGTATTATGGTACCATTTGTGACTTAATATGCCCGGACAACTGCAGGGATCACAGGTGCAACCAACACTTAAGAACATGTGAAG GTTGTAGCCCTGGCTATCACGGTACGTACTGTAACCTGTCGTGCCCGGATAACTGTATGGATGCTAAATGTAATCAGTTCTCAAGGACATGTGAAG GTTGCACCCCTGGCTATCATGGTACCTACTGTGACTTACCGTGTCCTGATGACTGTATGGATAGTCGATGTAACCAGTCGACAGGAGTCTGCGAAG GTTGCGTAACTGGGTACCATGGTAACATGTGTAATCTTACATGTCCAGAGAACTGTAAAGACAAGAAATGTTCTCAGACAGCAGGGATATGTGAAG GTTGCACTCCTGGCAATCATGGTACCTACTGTGACTTACCGTGTCCTGGTAACTGTATGTATAGTCAATGTGACCAGTCGACAGGAGTCTGCGAAG gTTGCGTATCTGGATACCATGGTAACATGTGTAATCTTACATGTCCAGAGAACTGTAAAGACAAGAAATGTTCTCAGACAGCAGGGATATGTGAAG ATTGTGAAGACGGTTTCTTTGGTCCGTTCTGTATGACCTGCTCTGTTAGTTGTGTCAATGTTTGTAACACAACATCGGGAAACTGTAGTC CGTGCAGAAATGGCTTCTTTGGTCAGCAGTGTAATACGACGTGTCCAAATAACTGTGTAAACAACACGTGCATACAGGACAATGGAGAATGCTTAg ACTGTAATCCGGGATACTATGGCCTCTTTTGTAACCAGTCATGTCCAGCTAGCTGTACAGACAGCATGTGTGATCAGCTTACTGGGAATTGTGAAGGAAATG CGTGTAAAACAGGATTCCACGGTGATAGGTGTGACAGAAATTGTTCATCAAGTTGCCAAGATAGCGTATGTAATAAAACCACTGGTATATGCACAG ATTGTGTGGCTGGACTATATACAGACGCGTGTAACGAGTCTTGTCCTATCAACTGTGGGAGTTCAGTGTGTGACCGGTATAGCAGAGAATGCTCAG ATGGATGTAATCGTGGATTTTATGGCAGACTTTGTAACCAATCATGTCCTTCCAAGTGTAGGGACAGTCAATGTTATCAGGATACAGGCATCTGTGAAG AGTGTAGCCCTGGATACTATTCAAGTAAATGTAACGATTCCTGTCCTGACAACTGTAAAGACAATCGCTGTTATCAAGACACCGGAGAATGTTTGG CTTGTAAAGATGGATTCCACGGGTTAGATTGCAATAACACATGTGGTAACTGCAGACGCTCGTCATGCAGCATGTCAAATGGAACATGTGAATGTACCGATGGCTGGGGAGGAGATACGTGTCTTAcaa GAATTGCCATCCAATCGTCGTCAGATAGCCAGACAGGACTGTACGCAGGTGCGGCTGGAGGAGCAGTTGTTGGTATCCTACTTGCTGTTATAGTGACGATCGTCATTATAAAAAg AAGAAAAGCACCaccaaacaaagaaaaaaataattcaccAAATGACAAGATGTCATCGAAATTCCTCGATGTCACTTCATCATCAACAACCTCAAAACAAGCAATAGAAAATGACAATCAACCAAAAGAGACGAATGCCGTAG GTGATACAGAAGTGAGTGGACAGGTCTATATAAACATGCAGGACGTCAAACTAACTGTAGATGATGACGTCACATACACCAATTCGGATTCTTTTGGGATACCTATAATTGAACTACAATCTCTCATCGACAAGAAAAAAACGAATAAGGCCGCGGCATTTCAGGAGGAGTTCAAG aatttcccaatgGGAGCTGTTTATCCTCACGAAGCTGGCAAACAGTTATCTAACAAGAAACGCAATAGGTTTAAAACAACATTCCCGT ACGACCATTCAAGGGTCATTTTGGAAATGATCGGAAATGACGTTGATACGACCTACATTAATGCAAATTATATCGAT GGTGTGGATTTAAACAAGGTGTATATCGCCAGTCAAG GACCAAAAGACAACACCACAGATGACTTTTGGAGAATGGTGTGGCAGGTCAGCTCAGGCAAAATCGTAATGCTGACGAACCTCATCGAAGGTGGCATC CGTAAATGTCATCAATATTGGCCTGATGAAGGAGAGCCACTTTCCACATCAACATTCCAGCTTACACTTGACAGCGAAAGAACATATGCTTTCTACGTTATTCGTGACGTCACAGTCCTTAAAAAGAAG ACGAGAGAGGAGAGGCAGATACAACAGTTCCATTTCATCTCCTGGCCAGACCATGGTACTCCTAATTCACTTGAACTTGTACTATTCCATCgccgtgtgacgtcatatatgACACAGCTGAGTGGACAGATGATAGTCCATTGCAG TGCTGGTTTAGGACGAACTGGAACGTTCATTGCATTGGATGCTCTTCTTACTCAAGGCAAGAGAACCGAACGGGTGGACATTCCGAGATACGTTAGGGCAATGCGAAAGGACAGAATGAATATGATCCAAAATTAC GAACAGTACATTGCCCTCCACGAATTATTGGTAGAAGGATTCAATCTACAAGAATCAAACATTTCCCGATCAAATTTTCCTAAAGTTTTGGCTACAATGTGTCCAAAGAATACACCAGCCAATCAGACAAAGAGTCACCAGGAATTTAAG GCATTGCTCAACTTCAAACCAAGTTACTCACCACGTTGCTTCAAAGCAGCAAtgttgaaagaaaacaaaagcaaGAACAGGAAACTGGATATATTACCGg CTGACCAGTTCAGAGTTTTTCTTCAGTCCCAGCCGGCTAATAGGACAGATTATATCAACGCAATaagtgtacag tCGCACACATCCAAGTCAGCGTACTTGATGACACAGTTCCCTATGGAGGATACAATAGGAGACTTCTGGACAATGGTatttgattacaggtgtgagAGTATTGTGGTTCTAGGACAGCCAACTGAA GGAAATTGGTTGGAAGGAGACTCCACAACatcaaatttttcatttacaaaGCTGAATGAACGATCGATGGATGCTAATTTGACAATTTCGGATTACCATGTAACTGGAGAG AGGCAAAGTACTGAAACAACGGTACGGCTGTTTAGCTTGATGCTTTGGTCTGGCGATAAATTACTGCCTCCCTCCGACTCCTCTCTCCTCCAACTCCTGGAACTGGTAGACGGTAGGCGACGGTCAAACAATGAAACACCCGTGATCGTCATGTGTCG TGACGGGTGTACACAGAGCGGACTGTTCTGTTGTGTATCTAACGCCAGGGACCAGATGAAGCTGGATGGAGAAGTAGACATATTCCAAACGGCACGTCAGTTGAAACAACGACGACCGGAGTCACTGGAAGACATT GAACAGTACCAGTACTGCTACGACTTCATTGGACAGTACCTGGACTCGACAGATGTGTATATCAATTGA
- the LOC138325331 gene encoding uncharacterized protein isoform X4, which translates to MDGCVWLLCFLSAVQVSYTSVNTSRMPTIKTTRQSSNHNGATSSVKAVDGCRNQKFAGGCCSHTLVRNHIKQAWWQIDLGGQVVIERIEIIYRDDGDGSQQKGRFGGFQVFVSNTSTRTSGDRCYEDPTSVQGSMDLTPTISSCTGSTQYLTIYVDRRTRTQAWYSTTAILELCEVEVYGCPLGMYGQGNCDSSCLNTCVNGYCDPTTGYCQYCAQGAYRFGSLCTPCPDNCSNRTCDVDSGGCQGCSPGYHGTYCNLSCPDNCMDAKCNQFSRTCEGCTPGYHGTYCDLPCPDDCMDSRCNQSTGVCEGCVTGYHGNMCNLTCPENCKDKKCSQTAGICEGCTPGNHGTYCDLPCPGNCMYSQCDQSTGVCEGCVSGYHGNMCNLTCPENCKDKKCSQTAGICEDCEDGFFGPFCMTCSVSCVNVCNTTSGNCSPCRNGFFGQQCNTTCPNNCVNNTCIQDNGECLDCNPGYYGLFCNQSCPASCTDSMCDQLTGNCEGNACKTGFHGDRCDRNCSSSCQDSVCNKTTGICTDCVAGLYTDACNESCPINCGSSVCDRYSRECSDGCNRGFYGRLCNQSCPSKCRDSQCYQDTGICEDGCNRGFYGRLCNQSCPSKCRDSQCYQDTGICEECSPGYYSSKCNDSCPDNCKDNRCYQDTGECLACKDGFHGLDCNNTCGNCRRSSCSMSNGTCECTDGWGGDTCLTRIAIQSSSDSQTGLYAGAAGGAVVGILLAVIVTIVIIKRRKAPPNKEKNNSPNDKMSSKFLDVTSSSTTSKQAIENDNQPKETNAVGDTEVSGQVYINMQDVKLTVDDDVTYTNSDSFGIPIIELQSLIDKKKTNKAAAFQEEFKNFPMGAVYPHEAGKQLSNKKRNRFKTTFPYDHSRVILEMIGNDVDTTYINANYIDGVDLNKVYIASQGPKDNTTDDFWRMVWQVSSGKIVMLTNLIEGGIRKCHQYWPDEGEPLSTSTFQLTLDSERTYAFYVIRDVTVLKKKTREERQIQQFHFISWPDHGTPNSLELVLFHRRVTSYMTQLSGQMIVHCSAGLGRTGTFIALDALLTQGKRTERVDIPRYVRAMRKDRMNMIQNYEQYIALHELLVEGFNLQESNISRSNFPKVLATMCPKNTPANQTKSHQEFKALLNFKPSYSPRCFKAAMLKENKSKNRKLDILPADQFRVFLQSQPANRTDYINAISVQSHTSKSAYLMTQFPMEDTIGDFWTMVFDYRCESIVVLGQPTEGNWLEGDSTTSNFSFTKLNERSMDANLTISDYHVTGERQSTETTVRLFSLMLWSGDKLLPPSDSSLLQLLELVDGRRRSNNETPVIVMCRDGCTQSGLFCCVSNARDQMKLDGEVDIFQTARQLKQRRPESLEDIEQYQYCYDFIGQYLDSTDVYIN; encoded by the exons ATGGATGGGTGTGTGTGGCTCCTGTGTTTTCTATCTGCAGTGCAGGTGTCTTACACGTCAg TAAACACAAGCCGGATGCCAACAATCAAGACAACAAGGCAAAGTTCGAATCACAATGGAGCAACTTCTAGTGTCAAAGCTGTGGACGGATGTAGAAATCAGAAATTTGCCGGTGGTTGTTGTTCACATACACTTGTAAGAAATCACATAAAGCAGGCTTGGTGGCAGATAGATCTAGGTGGTCAGGTCGTTATTGAAAGAATCGAGATAATTTACAGAG ATGATGGTGATGGCAGCCAGCAGAAAGGGCGATTTGGTGGGTTTCAAGTATTTGTGTCAAACACGTCTACCAGAACAAGCGGTGATAGATGTTATGAAGACCCAACTTCTGTACAAGGCTCTATGGACCTCACTCCGACCATCTCATCCTGTACAGGCAGCACTCAGTACCTGACGATCTACGTGGACCGGCGAACTCGAACCCAAGCATGGTATTCTACTACTGCTATATTGGAGCTTTGTGAAGTCGAAGTGTATG GTTGTCCACTGGGGATGTATGGTCAAGGCAATTGCGATTCATCCTGCCTAAACACTTGTGTCAACGGCTACTGCGACCCTACCACTGGCTACTGTCAAT ACTGTGCCCAAGGAGCCTATAGATTTGGATCTCTGTGTACACCATGTCCTGATAACTGCTCCAACCGTACGTGTGATGTGGATTCTGGTGGTTGTCAAG GTTGTAGCCCTGGCTATCACGGTACGTACTGTAACCTGTCGTGCCCGGATAACTGTATGGATGCTAAATGTAATCAGTTCTCAAGGACATGTGAAG GTTGCACCCCTGGCTATCATGGTACCTACTGTGACTTACCGTGTCCTGATGACTGTATGGATAGTCGATGTAACCAGTCGACAGGAGTCTGCGAAG GTTGCGTAACTGGGTACCATGGTAACATGTGTAATCTTACATGTCCAGAGAACTGTAAAGACAAGAAATGTTCTCAGACAGCAGGGATATGTGAAG GTTGCACTCCTGGCAATCATGGTACCTACTGTGACTTACCGTGTCCTGGTAACTGTATGTATAGTCAATGTGACCAGTCGACAGGAGTCTGCGAAG gTTGCGTATCTGGATACCATGGTAACATGTGTAATCTTACATGTCCAGAGAACTGTAAAGACAAGAAATGTTCTCAGACAGCAGGGATATGTGAAG ATTGTGAAGACGGTTTCTTTGGTCCGTTCTGTATGACCTGCTCTGTTAGTTGTGTCAATGTTTGTAACACAACATCGGGAAACTGTAGTC CGTGCAGAAATGGCTTCTTTGGTCAGCAGTGTAATACGACGTGTCCAAATAACTGTGTAAACAACACGTGCATACAGGACAATGGAGAATGCTTAg ACTGTAATCCGGGATACTATGGCCTCTTTTGTAACCAGTCATGTCCAGCTAGCTGTACAGACAGCATGTGTGATCAGCTTACTGGGAATTGTGAAGGAAATG CGTGTAAAACAGGATTCCACGGTGATAGGTGTGACAGAAATTGTTCATCAAGTTGCCAAGATAGCGTATGTAATAAAACCACTGGTATATGCACAG ATTGTGTGGCTGGACTATATACAGACGCGTGTAACGAGTCTTGTCCTATCAACTGTGGGAGTTCAGTGTGTGACCGGTATAGCAGAGAATGCTCAG ATGGATGTAATCGTGGATTCTATGGCAGACTTTGTAACCAATCATGTCCTTCCAAGTGTAGGGACAGTCAATGTTATCAGGATACTGGCATCTGTGAAG ATGGATGTAATCGTGGATTTTATGGCAGACTTTGTAACCAATCATGTCCTTCCAAGTGTAGGGACAGTCAATGTTATCAGGATACAGGCATCTGTGAAG AGTGTAGCCCTGGATACTATTCAAGTAAATGTAACGATTCCTGTCCTGACAACTGTAAAGACAATCGCTGTTATCAAGACACCGGAGAATGTTTGG CTTGTAAAGATGGATTCCACGGGTTAGATTGCAATAACACATGTGGTAACTGCAGACGCTCGTCATGCAGCATGTCAAATGGAACATGTGAATGTACCGATGGCTGGGGAGGAGATACGTGTCTTAcaa GAATTGCCATCCAATCGTCGTCAGATAGCCAGACAGGACTGTACGCAGGTGCGGCTGGAGGAGCAGTTGTTGGTATCCTACTTGCTGTTATAGTGACGATCGTCATTATAAAAAg AAGAAAAGCACCaccaaacaaagaaaaaaataattcaccAAATGACAAGATGTCATCGAAATTCCTCGATGTCACTTCATCATCAACAACCTCAAAACAAGCAATAGAAAATGACAATCAACCAAAAGAGACGAATGCCGTAG GTGATACAGAAGTGAGTGGACAGGTCTATATAAACATGCAGGACGTCAAACTAACTGTAGATGATGACGTCACATACACCAATTCGGATTCTTTTGGGATACCTATAATTGAACTACAATCTCTCATCGACAAGAAAAAAACGAATAAGGCCGCGGCATTTCAGGAGGAGTTCAAG aatttcccaatgGGAGCTGTTTATCCTCACGAAGCTGGCAAACAGTTATCTAACAAGAAACGCAATAGGTTTAAAACAACATTCCCGT ACGACCATTCAAGGGTCATTTTGGAAATGATCGGAAATGACGTTGATACGACCTACATTAATGCAAATTATATCGAT GGTGTGGATTTAAACAAGGTGTATATCGCCAGTCAAG GACCAAAAGACAACACCACAGATGACTTTTGGAGAATGGTGTGGCAGGTCAGCTCAGGCAAAATCGTAATGCTGACGAACCTCATCGAAGGTGGCATC CGTAAATGTCATCAATATTGGCCTGATGAAGGAGAGCCACTTTCCACATCAACATTCCAGCTTACACTTGACAGCGAAAGAACATATGCTTTCTACGTTATTCGTGACGTCACAGTCCTTAAAAAGAAG ACGAGAGAGGAGAGGCAGATACAACAGTTCCATTTCATCTCCTGGCCAGACCATGGTACTCCTAATTCACTTGAACTTGTACTATTCCATCgccgtgtgacgtcatatatgACACAGCTGAGTGGACAGATGATAGTCCATTGCAG TGCTGGTTTAGGACGAACTGGAACGTTCATTGCATTGGATGCTCTTCTTACTCAAGGCAAGAGAACCGAACGGGTGGACATTCCGAGATACGTTAGGGCAATGCGAAAGGACAGAATGAATATGATCCAAAATTAC GAACAGTACATTGCCCTCCACGAATTATTGGTAGAAGGATTCAATCTACAAGAATCAAACATTTCCCGATCAAATTTTCCTAAAGTTTTGGCTACAATGTGTCCAAAGAATACACCAGCCAATCAGACAAAGAGTCACCAGGAATTTAAG GCATTGCTCAACTTCAAACCAAGTTACTCACCACGTTGCTTCAAAGCAGCAAtgttgaaagaaaacaaaagcaaGAACAGGAAACTGGATATATTACCGg CTGACCAGTTCAGAGTTTTTCTTCAGTCCCAGCCGGCTAATAGGACAGATTATATCAACGCAATaagtgtacag tCGCACACATCCAAGTCAGCGTACTTGATGACACAGTTCCCTATGGAGGATACAATAGGAGACTTCTGGACAATGGTatttgattacaggtgtgagAGTATTGTGGTTCTAGGACAGCCAACTGAA GGAAATTGGTTGGAAGGAGACTCCACAACatcaaatttttcatttacaaaGCTGAATGAACGATCGATGGATGCTAATTTGACAATTTCGGATTACCATGTAACTGGAGAG AGGCAAAGTACTGAAACAACGGTACGGCTGTTTAGCTTGATGCTTTGGTCTGGCGATAAATTACTGCCTCCCTCCGACTCCTCTCTCCTCCAACTCCTGGAACTGGTAGACGGTAGGCGACGGTCAAACAATGAAACACCCGTGATCGTCATGTGTCG TGACGGGTGTACACAGAGCGGACTGTTCTGTTGTGTATCTAACGCCAGGGACCAGATGAAGCTGGATGGAGAAGTAGACATATTCCAAACGGCACGTCAGTTGAAACAACGACGACCGGAGTCACTGGAAGACATT GAACAGTACCAGTACTGCTACGACTTCATTGGACAGTACCTGGACTCGACAGATGTGTATATCAATTGA